In Streptomyces sp. HUAS ZL42, the DNA window GTCCTCTTCCTCACCGCCCGCGACGCCGTCGAGGACCGCATCGCCGGCATCACGGCGGGCGGCGACGACTACGTCACCAAGCCCTTCAGCCTCGAGGAGGTCGTCGCCCGGCTGCGCGGACTGCTGCGCCGCGCGGGTATGGCCCGCCAGCAGGAGGAGGGCCCGCGGCTGACCGTGGGCGACCTGGTCATGGACGAAGAGGCCCGCGAGGTGACCCGGGCGGGCGAGCTGATCGAGCTGTCGCCGACCGAGTTCGAGCTGCTGCGCTTCCTCATGCGCAACCCGCGGCGGGTGCTCAGCAAGGCACAGATCCTCGACCGGGTGTGGTCGTACGACTTCGGCGGCCGCGCCCATGTCGTGGAGCTGTACATCTCCTACCTGCGCAAGAAGGTGGACGCGGGGCGCCGGCCGATGATCCACACGGTGCGCGGAGCCGGGTACGTGCTCAAGCCGGTGACCCGGTGAGGCCACGACTGCCGCGGCCGCGCACCCTGCGGGCCCGGCTCACCGTCGGCCTCGTGGTGCTGCTGGCGATCAGCTGCGCGGCGGTCGGCGTCGCCGCCGTCGTCGAGCTGAACGGATTCCTCACCAGCCGCCTCGACGAACAGCTCGGCGAGGTCGGGGCCCGGTTCGCGGCGAGCCTGGAACACGACGGCAAGCTGCCGGACGACCACGACGGCGACGAGCTCGGCGACGACCGCAGACAGGCGACGGGAACCTTCGGCGCCCGCTTCGTCGACGGCACGGCCACCAACGCGGCGGTCGTCCGGTCCACCGGCATCGTCGACGTCACCCTGACCGCCCGGGACGAGAGGCGGCTCGCCGCGGTCCCGGTCGACGGGAGGGGCCACAGCGTCGACATCTCCGCCCTGTGCGACTACCGGGTCCTCGCGACGAAGGGCCTCGACGGCGACGTCCTGATCACCGGTCTGCCCCTGGAACCCGTGCAGGCCACCGTCCACCGCCTCGAACTGGTCGCCGGAATCGTCTTCGGCGCGGCCCTCACCCTCGCCGGCGTCGCGGGCGCACTGTGGGTGCGCTGGTCGCTGCGGCCGCTGAGCCGGGTCGCGGCCACCGCCACCCGGGTCAGCGAACTCCCGCTTGCCAGCGGTGAGGTGGCCCTGCCCCCGCGCGCGCCCGAGTCCGACCCGCGCAGCGAGGTGGGCCGCGTGGCGGGTGCCTTCAACCGGATGCTGGGCCATGTCGAGGACGCGCTGACGAAACGGCACGCCAGCGAGGAACGGCTGCGCAGCTTCGCGGCCGACGCCAGCCACGAACTGCGCACTCCCGTCGCGTCGGTCCGCGGGCACGCCGAACTCGCCCTGCTGCACCCGGGCCCGGTCCCACCGGAGGTCACGCGCGCCCTGGAACGTATCGCCGCCGAGTCGTCCCGCATGGGTGAGATGGTCGACGACCTGCTCCTCCTGGCCCGTCTGGACGCCGGCCGCCCCCTGGAACGCCTCCCCGTCGACCTGACCCGCCTGGTCCTGGACGCGGTGACGGACGCGAGGGCCGCCGGCCCCGGCCACCGCTGGCTGCTGGAACTGCCCGAGGAGCCGGTGACGGTGACCGGCGACGCCCACCGTCTCCAACAGGTGTTGGCGAACCTGCTGGCCAACGCGCGTCTGCACACCCCCGTCGGCACCGAGGTGACGGTGTCCCTTGAGACGGACAGGACGACGGCGACCTTGAACATCCACGACGACGGCCCAGGCGTCCCCGCCGACATCCGGCCCAAAGTCTTCGAACGCTTCACCCGGGCGGACCGTCGCCGCACGGAGGGCTCGGGAGCCGGCGCGGGCCTGGGTTTGTCGATCGTGGCGGCGGTCGTGGAGGCGCATGGGGGGAGTGTGAGCCTGGAGAGCGCGGCGGGCTCGACGACGTTCACTGTGCGGCTGACGGTTGATTAGAGGAGATCTCAGTACCGGGTGATCGCCGTGGACCCGCTCACCGTCCCCACGGCAATATGCGGCTTCCGCCCAGGATCGGCCCACCGCAGAATCCGCCGCATCGCATCCCTCGTGACCGACACACAACCAGCCGTAGCCCCCCGACCGTTGACATGCAAGAAGATGCCGGCTCCGCGGCCCCCGCACCGGCTCCCCGTAGTTGAACCCCATCACCAGCGCGTGCGCGTACTGCGTCCGGTAAGAGACCAGGCGCTCGGACTCGGTCGCACGGCAGTCCGCCGGACGGGGCTCGGTCCACCGGTTGTAGGACCGGGAGCCGTTGTCCTGGCACCACCAGGAGTCCTGGTGCACCCGCCGGTACCGGTACACCGTCCCCCGCGGCGGCGCCTCCACCCCGAAGGCGAACGGAAGGCCGTACAGTCCGGTCGGCGTCGTGTTCGTCCCCTGCCTGCGCGAGGCTCCCTCCACGAGCCCCTTCGCGCCGAACCGGGCCCTCGCGGAACCGGCCTTCACCCAGTGCCCGTTCCGCAGGTCCCACCAGGTGAGCGTGCCCGACGTCGAACCCGTGCCGGCGGCGACCGCGGTGATCAACTGTCTGCCGCCGCCGGTGTCCGCCATGCGCTCGGGAAGCGGCCCGGGGACCGCGCCACCGGGAGCGGCTGCGAGCATGAGCAGGGACAGGGAGGCGAGGGCGGCGACGGCACCGGGGCGCATGGCTCAGACGGTAGAGGGCGGCAGCGGCAACGGCAGCCCGGGTAGGCCGTCCAGGCTGGTGGCGATGTGGTCCTTCTTGGCGAAGTACTCGCTGAGCGACTCGTCGTCCTCGCGCGCGAACCGCTTGCCGTGCAGGTCACGGTCCGC includes these proteins:
- a CDS encoding response regulator transcription factor, whose product is MNTTRSGRPALTRPDGTPLRVLVVDDDPDLAEVLSGALRYEGWQVRTAGDGAAALAAARELMPDAVVLDVMLPDTDGFAVLRSLHGVKPDVCVLFLTARDAVEDRIAGITAGGDDYVTKPFSLEEVVARLRGLLRRAGMARQQEEGPRLTVGDLVMDEEAREVTRAGELIELSPTEFELLRFLMRNPRRVLSKAQILDRVWSYDFGGRAHVVELYISYLRKKVDAGRRPMIHTVRGAGYVLKPVTR
- a CDS encoding sensor histidine kinase, giving the protein MRPRLPRPRTLRARLTVGLVVLLAISCAAVGVAAVVELNGFLTSRLDEQLGEVGARFAASLEHDGKLPDDHDGDELGDDRRQATGTFGARFVDGTATNAAVVRSTGIVDVTLTARDERRLAAVPVDGRGHSVDISALCDYRVLATKGLDGDVLITGLPLEPVQATVHRLELVAGIVFGAALTLAGVAGALWVRWSLRPLSRVAATATRVSELPLASGEVALPPRAPESDPRSEVGRVAGAFNRMLGHVEDALTKRHASEERLRSFAADASHELRTPVASVRGHAELALLHPGPVPPEVTRALERIAAESSRMGEMVDDLLLLARLDAGRPLERLPVDLTRLVLDAVTDARAAGPGHRWLLELPEEPVTVTGDAHRLQQVLANLLANARLHTPVGTEVTVSLETDRTTATLNIHDDGPGVPADIRPKVFERFTRADRRRTEGSGAGAGLGLSIVAAVVEAHGGSVSLESAAGSTTFTVRLTVD